The genomic interval TGGAGCTGAGCGCGACCGTCGTTACCCCGGTCCCAAGGCCCACGAAAAACGGGACTATCGCTATCAGCCCCAGGAACAGTCCCCCGGCCAGGGTGATTCGATTCAGAACCCGGTTAAGGAATGCGGCGGTCGGTCGGCCGGGCCGGATTCCGGGGATGAATCCGCCATTCTTTTGCAGGTTTTCGGGCAGGTTCTGCTGATTGAAGATAACGATCGTATAGAAGAACGTAAATGCCACTACCAGCAGAAACGTCATGAACCAATAGGGAAACGCCTCGGGTCCGAACCAGCCGGCCAGAACACCGGATAGTTCGGCCAGCCACAGGGCGTCGGAAGTGGCGGCATACTGGGCGATGGTGGCCGGCATCAGCATGATCGAAAACGCAAATATCAGAGGGATCATGCCGGCCGAATTGATCTTCATCGGGATGTGCGTGGATCGTCCTCCGTACATCCGGTTTCCGCGGACCCGCTTGGCGTAACTGACCGGAATCCGGCGCTGGCCCTCGTGGACGAAGACGATCGCGGACACCATCAGCACGCCTATCACCGTAAAGGCAGCCAGACCGGTAAACGCTTCGCCGCCAAGCAGCGATTGGCCCAGCGCCGGTGGAACGCCCGCCACGATGCCGCCGAGGATGATGATCGAGACACCATTCCCGATTCCGCGCTCGGTGATCAATTCGCCGAGCCAGTAGAGAAACATCGTTCCGCCGGCCAGGATCGTCAGCATGCCCAGGATCGTCAACGGCGGCAGATCACCGATCGGGGACGGGGAGGCCGCGCGCAGGATCTGTATCTGGGCATAGCCCTGCATCATCGCCAGCGGCACGGTGAACAGCCTGGTGTAGAAGGCCAGTTTGCGACGGCCGGCGTCGCCGCCCTCGCGCGAGAGTTCGCGCAACTGCGGCACGATCGGCACCAGGATGTTGAAGATGATCGAAGCGGTGATGTACGGGTAAACGCCCAGTGCGACCACCGAAAAGTTCTCGAGAGCACCGCCGGACAGAAGGTTGAGAAAGCCCAGCAGCTGGTCGCCTTCGAATCGTTGCTGAAGCAACTCCAGATCGACGTTTGGCAGCGGGATGTGGGCCACGATCCGGAAGATTATGAGCATGCCCAGCGTAAAGAGGATCTTGTTGCGCAGATCCGGCAACCTGAGCGCTGAAATCGTTGCCTGAATCATGAGTCAATCATCGAGTCGGGTGGCCCGGATGTACAGCGTGCACTCCCGCGGCGCAATCCAGGGCGGTTACTCGATCACTCTCGCTGAACCACCGGCGGCCTCGATCTTGGCGATGGCGGCAGCCGAAAAGCGGGTGGCCGATACGGTGAGTTTGCGTTCCAGCGATCCGCTGCCCAGGATCTTGATTGGGCCGCGCTTGGCGATGCCGGCCGCGATCAATTCGTTGGGTCCAACTTCAGCGCCGTCTTCAAACGCATTCAGCGCGGAAACGTTCACCGGTTCGAATTCGGTGCGATAGCGCGCGTTAGAAAAGCCGGGCAACTTCGGGAACCGGCGGAGGATGGGAGTCTGTCCGCCTTCGGCGTACCAGCGCCGATTGGCGCCGGACCTTGACTTGGCGCCCTTTTGACCCCGTCCGGCCGTCCGTCCGCGACCGGAACCGATTCCGCGTCCGATTCGCTGGCGGGCGCGCTTTTTCGACCCGCTGACGGCCAATCCGATGTCATTTGCCATCGTCGGAGCCCTTTTCGACAGTGGAGACGTCGACGAGGTGGCTTACGCTGTGCGCCATGCCCCGGATCGCGGGGTTGTCGGGATGGTGGACGACCTGCCCGATTCGGCGCAGGCCGAGCGCGACAACCGTGTCCTTGTGCTGCTGCAGCGCCCCGATCGGGCTGCGCCGCAGCGTGATTTCAAGAAGCGCCATTTGAACTGGCGCGCTGCCGACGACTTGGCCGCCGCAGCTTTGCGTTGGCCGGAACGCTCAGATCGTTGAGCGCTGCCATCGTCGCTTTGGCAAGGTTCATCGAATTCGACGATCCGAACGCTTTGGTCAATACGTTGGAGATTCCGGCCGCTTCCACGACCGCGCGGACCGCTCCGCCTGCGATTACTCCGGTACCGGGACTGGAGGGGCGCAGGACCACTTTCGAGGCTCCATAGCGGCCCTCGACATAGTGCGGAATGGTGCCGTCATCGCAGACCGGAACCGAGACCATGGCGGCACGCGCTTTCTCGTGCGCCTTGCGGATCGCCGAGGCGACCTCGCGGGCTTTGCCCAGTCCGAGTCCGACCCTGGTTTGCCCGTCGCCGACAACTACCACGGCGTTGAATCCAAACGTGCGCCCGCCCTTAACGACCTTGGCCACGCGCTTGATGCGGACAACGCGCTCTTCGATGCGCTGACCGCCGTCGACGTTGCTGCGTGCACTCAATTCAGATTGCTCTTTCTAAATCCGTAGACCCGCCGCGCGTGCGCCATTGGTGAGCGCCGCAACGCGGCCGTGAAAGCGATGTCCGCCGCGATCGAGCACCGCCGATTCGAGGTTGGCTCCGGCAGCCCGTTTGGCCAGCAGTTCGCCAACCTTGCGGGCGGCCTCGGTCTTGCTGCCGGATTCGCCCAGATCTTTGTCGAGGCTCGATGCCGACGCCAGCGTTACGCCGGCGTCGTCGTCAATCAATTGTCCGTAGATGTGGCGGTTGCTGCGAAACACCGCCAGCCGCGGACGCGCTGCCGAACCGCGCACTTTTTTGCGGATGATCCGATGGCGGCGGCGGCGGTCGGCACTACGTGATCGCTTTTTCATCAACCCGCCCCGATCGCTGCCTTGCCCGGCTTGAGGCGAACCACTTCGCCTGCATAGCGGATTCCCTTGCCTTTGTATGCGTCGGGCTTGCGCAGCGCTCGCAGATTCGCGGCGGTCCGCCCGACCAGCTCTTTGTCGATGCCGCGCACTGTCACCCGGTTGGCGCCTTCCAACTGAAGTTCTATTCCATCCGGGGCCGTGAAGATTACCGGGTGCGACATGCCGATCTGCATTTCGATGCCGTCGGCGTGGTCCTGGGCCCGGTAACCGGTCCCGACGATGTCGAGCGTGCGTGAGTATCCCTGGGTGACCCCGACCACGTTGTTGGCAATAAGCGAACGCGAGAGTCCGTGCAGCGATCGTTGCCGCGACGAGTTGTTGCGGCGCGTGACTTTGACCTGGCCATCCTCGATTGCGGCATTGATACCGGACTGGAGCTGTAGTTCGAGCTTGCCCAACGGACCCTGGACCACGACCCGCCCCGAACTCGAGCAGTCGACCTCGACCCCGTCCGGGATCGGAATCGGCAGCATGCCTACGCGCGACACTGTCCGGCTACCAGACCGAGCAGATGTGCTCGCCGCCGAGTTTGCGGCGATAGGCCTGTCGGCCGGTCATGATGCCCTGCGAGGTGGAGATGATCGCGATTCCGGTCCCGCCGCGAATCAGCGGGATTTCGCGGGCGCGCGTGTATTGGCGCCGTCCCGGCTTGGAAACGCGCTTGGCTGCCTTGATGACCGGCTGGCGGTCGGTGTCGTACTTGAGCAGGATTCGTAGTTGCGCCTGCGGGCCTTCGACCTCGAGCTGTTCGAATCCGGCGATGTACCCCTCGCGTTCCAGGATTCCGAGTATGCTGGCCTTCTGTCGGGACGCCGGAACGTCGGTGTGAGGGAGTCCGGCCTGGCCCGCATTGCGAATGCGTGCCAGCAGGTCGCCGATCGGGTCCGAGTGCGAATAGCGGAGTACGGAGGGGCGTGCCACGTCGGTTACCAACTCGACTTGATGATGCCGGGAATCTCGCCGCGAAGGGCCCGTTCGCGGAAGCAGATTCGGCACAGGCCGAACTTGCGAATGTAGCCGCGCGGTCGCCCGCACAGTCCGCAGCGGTGATGGAAGCGCACCTTGAATTTGGGCGGACGCTTCCACTTTTCAATCAGCGCTTTCTTGGCCATCAGTTCATGCTCCCCTCGGCCTGGAACGGGCAGCCCAGCGCTTCCAGTAGGGCCAGACCGTGGGCGTCGTTGATTGCTGTAGTCACAAAAGTCACCTGGAAACCCCGCACGCGGTCGATCTTGGTGTAGTCGATCTCAGGAAAGATCAGTTGTTCGTCAAACCCGGTGGAGTAGTTTCCGCGGCCGTCGAATGACCGCCGGGAAAGTCCGCGGAAGTCGCGCACCCGCGGGATTCCAATCGAAAACAGCCGATCGACAAAGTGGTACATGCGATCGCCGCGCAGCGTAACCATCACCCCGACGCGCATCCCCTTGCGCAGCGAAAAATTCGAAATTGACCGTGTCGCCCGGGTGATTACCGGTTTCTGGCCAGTGATGATTCCCAGGTCGCGGGCCGCGTTCTCGGGCGCATTCTGGTCGGAAATCGCCTCGCCGACGCCGCTGTTGACCACGACCTTGACCAACTGCGGCACTTCCATGACGTTGGCGATGCCCAGCTCGCGCGCCAGCTGAGGCCGGAATTCGTCCACGTATCGCCTGCGCAGTCGGGAAATCACTGGTTGTCTACTACCTCGCCCGACGATTTGGCGTAGCGGACCCGCCGTCCGTCCGCCAGCGTCTGCTTGCCGACGCGGGTCGGTTGCTGCGTGGCCGGATCGATCAATTTCACGTTGGAAACGTGCATCGGGGCCGCGAAATCGATGATTCCGGTTGGTCGACCGGGACCGGAAAAACGGGCGTGCCGCTTCCGCAGGTTCACGCCCTCGACGACGACCTGCCGGGTCTTTTTCAGAACCTGGGTCACCGAACCGCGTTTGCCGCGCTCGGGTCCGGAAATCACGACGACCTCGTCGCCCTGCTTGATTCGAATCGACGCCATGGGAATCAGAGGACCTCGGGCGCCAGTGAAATCACCCGTGCGAAGCGCGCATCACGCAGTTCGCGGGCAACCGGTCCAAATATTCTGGTTCCAATCGGCGCTTGCTGACCGTCAACCAGCACCGCGGCGTTGTCGTCGAAGCGGATCCGCGACCCGTCGCGGCGCTTGTATTCCTTGGCCACCCTCACGATCACTGCGTGGGCGACCCGGCCTTTAGGAATCGGGCTGTTGGGCACGGCGGATTTGACCGAACCGACAACCACGTCGCCGACCGATGCGTAGCGCCGACCGGTGCCGCCGAGAACCCTGATCACCAGGAGTTCGCGGGCGCCGGTGTTGTCAGCGATCTTGACTCGAGACTGTTGCTGAATCACTCAGGCTTCCAAGTCTTCGATGTCGGCGGCGACGGCCGGGGCGGTGTCGACCACCTGGCGCAGCCGCCATCGCTTGCGCGCCGAGAGGGGACGACACTCCTCGATGACGACCAAGTCGCCATTCTTGGAAGCGTTGTCGGCGTCATGGATCATGTAGCGCTTGCGCCGTCGGACTTGCTTGCCGTAAAGCGGGTGGCGCACGACGCGGGTGTGTTCAACTACCCGCGACTTGTCCATCCGGTCGGAGACCACGATGCAGCGCAACCTTCGCTTGCCAGCCATGGTCAGACGCCTTCCTGGCCCGTCACGGGAGCGCTCAGCTTCGCCGAAAGTACGGTCAGCATGCGGGCAATATCCTTGCGCGCTTTGTGGATCTGTGAGTTGTCGTCGAGTTGGTGCGTAGCGGCGCTGACGCGCAACTGGAACAGGTCGTTGCGGCGGTCGGCGATCGCAGTCTCCAGCTCAAGCGGACTCATCGCCCGGAGCTGCTCCATGTCAGCCAACTACAAACTCCTCGGTGCGACTCAGAATGCGGGAGGCCACCGGCAGCTTGTTGGCCGCCAGCTGGAGCGCCCGCACGGCAACGTCCGATTCGACTCCGGAAATCTCAAATAGAACCCGTCCGGGCTTGATCGGCGCCACCCAGCGATCGGTAGCGCCCTTGCCGCCGCCCATGCGCGTCTCGATCGGTTTCGAGGAGACCGGCTTGTCGGGAAAAACGCAAATCCAAACCCGGCCCTGGCGGCGCATTTGCCCGGTCAGGACGCGCCGCGCGGCTTCGATCTGACGCGAGTCCATGAACCCGCGCTCGGTCGCCTGCAGACCCCAATCGCCGTGCCGAACCGAGTTTCCGCGGGTCGCCCGGCCACGGTTCTTCCCGCGCATTCTCTTCTGGTGCTTCAAGCGCTTCGGCATGAGCATGGTCAGCGCTCCAGGCCGGCCGGCAGGACATCGCCGATCCCCGACCGGTTCTGATCGGAGGCCCGGCGGGCGCGATCGCCACGATGCACCCAGGCCTTGACCCCGATCGTTCCGTAGGTGGTGCGCGCCACAGCCTGCCCGTAATCGATGTCGGCGGTCAGCGTCTGCAGCGGCACACGGCCCTCTATTTCATATTCAGTGCGCGCCATGTCGCGCCCGCCCAGGCGCCCGGCAACCTGAATCTTGGCTCCTTCGGCCCAGGCCCGCAGGCACCGCTCGGCGGCCGATTTCATCGCCCGCCGGAAGGAAACGCGCCGTTCGATCTGATCGGCCACCGATCTGGCCACCAAGTAAGCGTCAAGGTCGGGCGAAGTGATTTCGGTCACATCGACGTCGATGCGCTTGCCGATTTCCTTGGACAGCGCTTTCTGCAGGGCTTCGCGGTTGGAACCGCCTCGGCCGATTACGACGCCGGGGCGCGAGGTGTGGATGTTGATCCGGACCATGTCCTGCACACGCCGGATGAGGATGCGTGACACCCCGGCGCTGTAGGAACGGCGTCGCCCGCCCCGGTCTTCGTGCTGTCCGGGCGGGTTCTTCAGCCACGTGCGGACGAAGTCGCGGATGCGCGCGTCTTCGATGACCAGATCGGCAAATCGCCGGTCGGCGTACCACTGGCTGTCCCAGCCGCGGTAGTTGCCGAGCCGAAATCCAACCGGGTGAACTTTACGACCCATCTACGCCTCGATCTCGTCTACGACCACGGTGATGTGGCACATGCGGCGCCGGTAAAACCCGGCCCTGCCGCGCGATTTGGCCCGCATTCGCCGAAGGCGCGGCCCGTCATCTACGAATGCCCTGGCCACGTAAAGCGACTCGGGATTCAGTCCGTAGTTGTTTTCGGCGTTGGCGACGGCCGACTTGATCGTCTTGGCGATCATCGCCGCCGACCGGTTCGGAAGGTAGGCCAACAACGAAAACGCTTCGCCAATCCCCAGACCCTTGAGCTGGTCGGTGACCAGTCGGGCCTTGCGTGGGGCGATGCGCAGGTATCGCGAGGTGGCTGCGACTTCCATTCGCGTCCGCTATCTCCTGATCCGCTCAGCGGCCGGTGCGGGCCCGGGATCCCGAGTGCCCGCGGAATACGCGGGTGGGCGCAAACTCGCCGAGCTTGTGGCCCACCATGTTTTCAGTTATGTAAATAGGGACGTGGCGGCGGCCGTCGTGGACGGCGATCGTGTGCCCGACCATCTCCGGGAAGATCATCGAGCGCCGGCTCCAGGTGCGCAAGACCTGCTTGACGCCCCGGCGATCGAGGGCTTTTACGCGACGCAGCAATTTGCGGTCCGCGTACGGTCCCTTTTTCAGCGATCTAGGCATTTTTGTCCGGGGTTTCTTCTTAAGAGTTCAGTTAACGCCGCGTCCGGCGCCGGCGCAGGATCAATTTGTCGCTGCGGCGTTTGCCGATTCTGGTTTTGCGCCCCAGCGCCGAGCGACCCCAAGGAGTCTTGGGAGGCATCCCGGTGGGCGCTTTGCCTTCGCCGCCGCCGTGCGGATGGTCTTTGGGGTTCATCGCCGACCCGCGCACGCTCGGTCGGCGCCCCCGGTGGCGGGAACGTCCGGCCTTGCCCAGCGACTGGTTCGAGTGATCCTCGTTGCCAGAGCGACCAATTGTCGCAAAACAGGAGCCGCTGACCATTCGCATCTCACCGGACGGCATGCGCAACGTCGCCATGCCGCGATCCTTGGCCAGGACCTGCAGGTAGGACCCGGCCGCACGCGCCAATTGGGCGCCCCGGCCGGGGGTCAATTCGACGCAATGGACCACGGTGCCGTCCGGAATGTCCTGCAACGCCAGGGCGTTGCCCACGGTCAAGGCAGAACCGGGTCCGGACTGGACGGTGGAACCCAGGGCCAACCCGGACGGCGCGACGATATAGCGTTTTTCGCCGTCGGCGTAGTGGAGCAGCGCCAAACGCGCCGATCGGTTCGGATCGTATTCGATCTGGGCGACCTTGGCCGGCACGCCCCATTTGTCACGCTTCCAATCGACCTGGCGCAGCTTGCGCTTGTGGCCGCCGCCCTGGTGGCGCACCGTGACCCGGCCCTGATTGTTGCGGCCGGCGCGCGATTTGCGCGGGCGGGTGAGTTTTTTCTCCGGCCGCCGGCGCGTGATGTCGGAAGAGTCGACCGAGACGTATTCGCGCCGCCCCGGCGAGGTCGGTCTGTAAGTCTTTACCGGCATGTCTGTTCGCCCGAATCCTCGATCAGGCGCCGAACACGTCGATGCGGTCGTCGGGGCCCAGGGTCACGATCGCTTTCTTCCAGTCCGACGTGCGGCCGGTATGGCGACCGAAACGCCGGCTGCGGCCGCGCTGTGAAATCACGTTGACTTTGACAACCTTGACTTCGAACATGCGTTCGACTGCTTCGCGAATCTGAATCTTGTTGGCCGATCGATCGACCTTGAAGACATATTTGTTTTCTTCGGCCAGGTAGGTCGATTTCTCGGTCACTATGGGAGCGATCAGCACGCTGGCGGCGTCCATCGCTCAGCCGCTCCGGTCAACCAGCGTCGCCACCGCGTCAGCGGAAACGACCAGCGTGTCAGACACCAGCACGTCGTAAGTGGATAGGGTGTCGGCGCGGGCAACATCCACGTGCGGGATGTTGGCGGAAGACCGCAACAACGATTGCTGCGGGTCGCTGTCCACGAGGAGGACGCGCCCGCTGCCGGAAAGCCCGGCCTCTTTGAGCCAGGTGGCCCGGGTACGGGTCTTGCCGTCACCCAGATCAATCGGATCGGCCCCGCGGATGCTCCCGGATCGCGCCTTGAGCGCCAGTGCCTGAACGAACGCGCTTCGTCGTTCGCGTCGCGAGAGCTGGCGGGATTTCTTCAGGGGCTTGGGCGCGAACGCCAGGCCGCCACCGCGCCAGATCGGCGATCTGATTGATCCGTGGCGGGCCCGGCCGGTGCCCTTTTGGCGCCATGGTTTGCGTCCGCCGCCGCGGACCTCAGACCTCAGCAGCGTGGACCGGTTGCCTTCGGCCGAATTCAGATGGTGGTCGGCGACCGCGCGTTTGAGAAGGTACTGGTTGATCTCGCAGTCGAACCAGGCCTGGGGCAATTCGAGCTTGGCTCTTTTCTTCCGGCCATTTGCCCCGATGACCGGGATACGGGTAGTGGCCGCGGGTTCCGAAGCCATTCCGTTAGCTGACCTTCTCGATCGCCAGCAGCGAGCCGTTTGGCCCGGGAACCGCGCCCGAAAGCAACAGCAGGTTGCGCTCGGGATCGACCCGTACGACCTTTACTCGTGAAAGCGTCGTGCGCTGCCCGCCGGAGCGACCGGCCATCTTTTTGCCCTTGAAAACCCTGCCCGGGTCCGTGCCCGCCCCGATCGAGCCAGGTGCCCTTTCGCGATCGGACTGACCATGCGTGCGGCGGCCTCCGCGGAAGCCGTGCCGCTTCATTACGCCGGTGAATCCGCGCCCCTTGCTGGTGCCGACGACTTTCACGCGCCGCGCATCAGAGAGCACCGAGACCGTTATTTCCTGGCCCCGTTCGACGTCTTCAAGGTCATCGGACGATGCCCGGAATTCGCGAAGGTGGTTGAACGCGCCCAGTCCCTCGAGGTGTCCCAGCTCGGGATTGCTCAGCTTCTGTTCGCGGGTCGCCCCGTAAGCCAGCTGGGCGGCATCGTAGCCGTCTGACTCGCGCGACTTGACCTGGGAGACCACGCACGGACCGGCGCTGATAACCGTGACCGGCACATAGCGGCCGTCGTCATCGTAGACGTGCGACATGCCCAGCTTGGTTCCGAGCAATGCGGCGATCATGACCGGATCAGGATTTCATTTCGATGTCCACCCCGGCCGGCAGATCCAGGCTCAGGAGGGCGTCCATCGTTTCTTGATTGGGGTCGGAAACGAATATGACCCGGCGGTGGGTGCGCATCTCGAATTGCTCGCGCGAGTCCTTGTCGATGAACGGCGAGCGAATCACCGTCCACTTGTTCTTCTTGGTGGGCAGCGGGACCGCGGTCACGGTCGCGCCGCTGCGCCGAACGCTGTCCAGGATCCGGCGGACCGACTGGTCCAGGATGCGGTGATCGTAGGCGTTGAGCCTGATCCGGAAGCGCTGGCGCCGCGGCCCGCCGCGGCGCCGGGGGCGCGGCCGGCGGCGGGGGGGCCGCGCCCGCGCCGCCCCCATGGCCAGCCAGGGGGGTGTGTGTGTTAGCGCTTAGCGCAGGGTATCGGNNNNNNNNNNGGCGGCGGGCGCGCGGCTGCGCTTACGGCCTGAGTGGTCGGGGGGCCCGTCGTGGTCTTGTTGGGGGGGTGGGTGGCGGGGGCGGGGGCGGGGCCCGGGGGGGCGCGGGGGCGGGCGGCGGCGACGGGTGCGCGTCCGGCGCCTGGTACGACTCGAACGCTCCGCCACCTTGACCTGCCTGCTGTCTGTCTGTGTTCGCGCTTAGCGCAGGATCTCGGTGACCGAACCGGCACCGACGGTCACCCCACCCTCGCGAATCGCGAAGCGGACTCCGCGTTCCAGGGCGATTGGGGTGATCAGGTTGACTTCCATCTCTACGTTGTCGCCCGGCACTACCATCTCGGTGCCCTCGGGCAACTTGATTTCGCCGGTCACGTCGGTGGTCCGGATGTAGAACTGCGGCCGGTAACCGTGGAAGAACGGGGTGTGGCGCCCGCCCTCCTGGCGCGAAAGGACGTAGACCTCGGCCTTGAATTCCGAGTGCGGCGTTATTGATTTCGGTTTTGCGAGAACCTGCCCGCGCTCTACCTCATCCCGGTCAATCCCCCGCAGCAGGCAGCCGACGTTGTCGCCCGCCTGGCCTTCATCGAGGGTTTTGCGGAACATTTCCACGCCGGTGACAACCACGCCGTCACGGCCGTGCCCCAGACCGACGATGTCGATCGGCTCGCCGGTCTTGATAACGCCGCGTTCGATCCGGCCGGTGACCACCGTGCCACGTCCCTTGATTCCGAACACGTCCTCGACCGGCATCAGGAAATCCTGTTCGGTCGGTCGCGGCGGAGCCGGAATGTACTCGTCAACCGCGGCCATAAGCTCGCGGATCCCGGCGTAGGATTCGTCGTCCATGTCGTCGGCGTCGGATTCAAGCGCCTGCAGGGCGCTGCCGCGCACGATCGGAACGTTGTCGCCGTCGAAGTCGCGCTCATTGAGCAGGTCGCGTACTTCGAGCTCCACCAGCTCGATCAGTTCCTCGTCGTCGACCAGGTCGCATTTGTTGAGGAATACGACCATTGACGGAACTTCCACCTGGCGCGCCAGTAGCACGTGCTCGCGCGTCTGGGGCATGGGTCCGTCAGGCGCCGATACGACCAGGATGGCGCCGTCCATCTGAGCCGCGCCGGTGATCATGTTCTTGATGTAGTCGGCGTGGCCGGGGCAGTCGACGTGGGCGTAGTGGCGGGCTTCAGTCTGGTACTCGACGTGCTGAATGGCGATCGTGATCCCGCGGGCCTTTTCCTCGGGGGCGTTGTCGATCGATTCAAACGGCCGGAAATCGGCGCCGCCTGCCAGCGCCAGCGTCTTGGTTATGGCCGCCGTCAACGTTGTCTTGCCATGGTCGATGTGACCTATGGTGCCGATGTTTACGTGCGGCTTGGTGCGTTCGAACTTTTCTCTAGCCATTAGTTTTCTGCCCCTCGGAGCATTAATGCGGTGTTGCTAAGAAACGATGGTAGCCAATTGCTTGGCTGTTTAAACAAAGTCGACCGTTGTCACGCGCGGCTCCCCGCAAGCGAGGACGCGTTGGTCGGTTCGTAACGGGCAAACTCCATCGAAAACGTCCCTCTCCCCTGGGTTTGGGAGCGGAGTTCGCTGGCGTAACCAAACATCCCCGCCAACGGGACTTCGGCCTCTATCAGGACCTCCGACCCGTCGCTGTCGGCCCTGCGGATATTGCCCCGCTTGGCCGCCAGGTTTCCGATGATTTCCCCCATATACGTATCCGGCGCGCGGATTTCCAGTTCCATGATTGGTTCGAGTGCCACCGCGGAGGCGCGTTCGAATGCGTCGCGCACGGCCATTGCGGCAGCGATGCGAAAAGCGATCTCTGATGAGTCAACCACGTGATACGACCCGTCAATGACTCTGGTGTGTACACCGGTCATCGGGTAGCCGTGCGGTCCCTCGGTCATGGCGTCGCCGACGCCCTGCTCCACAGCGGCCATGAATTCTAAGGGAATCGTGCCGCCGACGATCCTGCTTTCGAAGGAATTTTCCACTCCGTCTTCGGTGGGTTCCACTTCGAGAACGACATGCCCGAATTGGCCCCGCCCGCCACTCTGGCGAACGAATTTACCCACCCCGGTCGCGGCCCGTCGAATGGTCTCCCGATAGGCAACTTGCGGCGCCCCGACCGACGAACGCACCGCGAATTCGCGCAACAGGCGGTCGACGATTACCTCGAGATGTAACTCGCCCATTCCGGCGATCAGGGTCTGCCCGGTCTCGATATCGGATGTGACCCTGAATGTCGGGTCTTCGTCGGCGAGACGGACCAGCGCGGCTCCCAGCTTGTCCTGGTCGGCGCGCGAGGCCGGTTCGACCGCGACCTTGACCACCGGCTCCGGAAAGTTGAT from Chloroflexota bacterium carries:
- a CDS encoding 50S ribosomal protein L23 codes for the protein MDAASVLIAPIVTEKSTYLAEENKYVFKVDRSANKIQIREAVERMFEVKVVKVNVISQRGRSRRFGRHTGRTSDWKKAIVTLGPDDRIDVFGA
- a CDS encoding 50S ribosomal protein L22, translated to MEVAATSRYLRIAPRKARLVTDQLKGLGIGEAFSLLAYLPNRSAAMIAKTIKSAVANAENNYGLNPESLYVARAFVDDGPRLRRMRAKSRGRAGFYRRRMCHITVVVDEIEA
- the rplB gene encoding 50S ribosomal protein L2, producing MPVKTYRPTSPGRREYVSVDSSDITRRRPEKKLTRPRKSRAGRNNQGRVTVRHQGGGHKRKLRQVDWKRDKWGVPAKVAQIEYDPNRSARLALLHYADGEKRYIVAPSGLALGSTVQSGPGSALTVGNALALQDIPDGTVVHCVELTPGRGAQLARAAGSYLQVLAKDRGMATLRMPSGEMRMVSGSCFATIGRSGNEDHSNQSLGKAGRSRHRGRRPSVRGSAMNPKDHPHGGGEGKAPTGMPPKTPWGRSALGRKTRIGKRRSDKLILRRRRTRR
- the rpsJ gene encoding 30S ribosomal protein S10, with amino-acid sequence MGAARARPPRRRPRPRRRGGPRRQRFRIRLNAYDHRILDQSVRRILDSVRRSGATVTAVPLPTKKNKWTVIRSPFIDKDSREQFEMRTHRRVIFVSDPNQETMDALLSLDLPAGVDIEMKS
- the tuf gene encoding elongation factor Tu — translated: MAREKFERTKPHVNIGTIGHIDHGKTTLTAAITKTLALAGGADFRPFESIDNAPEEKARGITIAIQHVEYQTEARHYAHVDCPGHADYIKNMITGAAQMDGAILVVSAPDGPMPQTREHVLLARQVEVPSMVVFLNKCDLVDDEELIELVELEVRDLLNERDFDGDNVPIVRGSALQALESDADDMDDESYAGIRELMAAVDEYIPAPPRPTEQDFLMPVEDVFGIKGRGTVVTGRIERGVIKTGEPIDIVGLGHGRDGVVVTGVEMFRKTLDEGQAGDNVGCLLRGIDRDEVERGQVLAKPKSITPHSEFKAEVYVLSRQEGGRHTPFFHGYRPQFYIRTTDVTGEIKLPEGTEMVVPGDNVEMEVNLITPIALERGVRFAIREGGVTVGAGSVTEILR
- the rplD gene encoding 50S ribosomal protein L4; translated protein: MASEPAATTRIPVIGANGRKKRAKLELPQAWFDCEINQYLLKRAVADHHLNSAEGNRSTLLRSEVRGGGRKPWRQKGTGRARHGSIRSPIWRGGGLAFAPKPLKKSRQLSRRERRSAFVQALALKARSGSIRGADPIDLGDGKTRTRATWLKEAGLSGSGRVLLVDSDPQQSLLRSSANIPHVDVARADTLSTYDVLVSDTLVVSADAVATLVDRSG
- the rpsS gene encoding 30S ribosomal protein S19, coding for MPRSLKKGPYADRKLLRRVKALDRRGVKQVLRTWSRRSMIFPEMVGHTIAVHDGRRHVPIYITENMVGHKLGEFAPTRVFRGHSGSRARTGR
- a CDS encoding 50S ribosomal protein L3, which gives rise to MIAALLGTKLGMSHVYDDDGRYVPVTVISAGPCVVSQVKSRESDGYDAAQLAYGATREQKLSNPELGHLEGLGAFNHLREFRASSDDLEDVERGQEITVSVLSDARRVKVVGTSKGRGFTGVMKRHGFRGGRRTHGQSDRERAPGSIGAGTDPGRVFKGKKMAGRSGGQRTTLSRVKVVRVDPERNLLLLSGAVPGPNGSLLAIEKVS